aatttgacagttcagtatagttgtattggtgaacacGAGTGCGAACCCATGAAACATCTCAGTGGAAACCCAACGGCTTTCGGGTTGAACCTAGAGCGGAACTGGGTtgcaactgagtgaataaaaaaacgttttgacagcagttaggttGGAACCGGgcttgaaactgaacaaaaacgaattagCTATAAATGTCGTTGCTAATTGACAatgttttaaagtgttgccatctGCACATAAACAACTATTACCAATCCTTTGAATACCTTCAAATGGCAAGAGTCTTGAGTTGTTTTATTCCGATAAAGAATaacatatttcaaatattaacatattttatttcattcttaATCATCCATATCATATTTCAACATTTTATGTTTACAGTTTATAGTCTTCGTTTAAATAACTAGTGTTAAATAGTTTGTGTATCACAAAATTTAACGCATCCACTGTAATCAGTTGTGATTTTAATCTCAATCGAAAATGATGTCGCCACTGGAGCATGGACCCATTTGACAGTTGCCTCTGTTTAAAGATCGAGATGCCGTTGGAATAGCAATCGGCGATGATATGTAAACCCATGGGGAAGAATTCGATGGCCCTCCGCTTCGAAGATCATACTTCTGGATCAGTTGACACTCGCCACCTTCCTGCGGCAGTTTGTACACATAAAGGTAACCTTCCGGTGATCCCACTAATAGACTCAGCACATTTTGGAACGAAGTAACGATACATGAATGTCTGAGACCCGCAACTGGAAGGGTAGCGGATGCGAACGCCCTCTGCTGGGTGAACATGTTCGTCACTTGCGATGGCAGGGCCAATGATAGGTAGCTTGACACTGTCGTGCTGAGGTAACCCATCCAGCGACCGTTACCCGTATTACTGCTTGTCCCGGCTGAGCTAAGATCCAGTTTGAAGATGTGAACGGTTTCCGTGTTCGAACTGCAGCAAAGATACTGCGAGCAGGTACTGAATTCTAGTGACGAGATTGTGACGAAACGTTTTAAGCCACGTTGAAACTCGAAGAGCTTAGCGCCGTCACGGATGGAGAATACTCGGATTATACTGCCATTTACGCTAGCGGTGGCTACCTCGGTACCCTTCGGACTGAAAGCAATCGCTACCAGAGAATTATCGTGAGCTGGGATTAGGTGCTTGGTGAGTAAATAGATCGCATCGAAAATCCGCATTTCCCCCGTTGTTGCGCTGCTTGGATAAGCGAGGAAGCAATAGTCAGAATCTGTTGACAATGCGCATAGGCCGGCAGGATTCGGTGGGATGTTCTCGATAATGTGAACAATCTCCATGTCACTCATATCATGAACATAAATACTTGTCTCTAGAGAGACCACCAGCCTGGTTCGATTCATTTTCACCGCCAGAATTGGGTGCGGATATGAAAGGCTACAGATCTCCGCCCGTCTCCGGAGGTGGAATGTTTTAAGTTTTGTCGGTTCGTTCAACGCAACCACCACTATCAGTGAAGTGTTGTAGAGATGTTCCACCAGCACGATTTCCTCCTTGCAGCTGTGGCAAATGTGGTCCAGCATGACATCCGCTGAGTTCAGCGAAAATAGACTATAGCCATGCCTTGATCTTACGGCAACAGACGAATAATCTTGGTTGAAGCTGACGGAAAAGCCATTCTCGTCGACGTCATCCTGTGGTGTCGATGTCATTTTGACGAAAAGGCTTCTAGTGTTTCTCTGCACAACGTCCGTATCTCATACACAATGCCACACAACTGACTGTATAACTATTTTCAAATCAATTCGGAACACTTAGGGATTATATAAAATCTAGTCTGCCAATGACTAGGGATGCGGTGTCGCCACTTATCAAATTCAATCCGcagatctactccaactgagACCTGGACCAGCACTGTGAACTATTTATAACTTCACGAAAGTTGACCTGATACCCAGTTTGCCCAAGCAATAAAACTATACTATCATAAACCGAGTTTTTCTCGGGAAAGTAAATCTAGGTACCTACTTAGTTTACTTATGGATGGCCTTCGtcctttttttattattataagcgATGCATCCTTGCAAATTTTACCTACTTTTTCGTTACTCTCCTCAGACGGAATTGCAACAATAAATTAAGGGTTATTTCTCGAAGAGATTTACGTTAAAGAGATGTACAGTTTCGTCGCATACATCGGGATACTTTGAACTTTGATCTATGTTGCCACACTTAAATCTACTTCCACTACATATACATTTGCGCCACTCAGGATATTCTTCTCGCAATCTTGCCAATCCTCGTTGGATTATAAAGCACACTACCGAGAAGAACCGTAAATGAAGATGGAGAACAGCAACATGGCAGGATTATCCTCTTGCGGCCACTAAGTGAGGGATGCATGTTTTATGACTATGTTTGCCTGGGTCGTGATCAAGTCAGTGCGATCCTTCGCAGAgacaagaaaaaacaataaaaaaacgtgTTTAACACAACGTATTGGCAGttgattttcaaaatgtgtttttccaaagTCGCTGTAACGAATATTGTCCTTTACATACAAGAGTAAAGTAATAGAAACCCACCATATAAGCTACAAttaggccgaggacatagtaaacgcggtgcggtgcggtgcgatgcgatgcgattgaTTGGGGTTCATCGCGGGCGatgacatactgatcgcttCAGATCACgcgttttttgatgtttcattccactccatCCTACATGTAAACAATCCAGCACAAGGATGCCCAATATgataacatgtcttcattttgtaaataattgaattgtgAGATATTTATTTTGGTGatgatgcgattttttttgtcaaaaaagctTCAACCGAACATCTAAATTGAAAGTACagcgaatgaaattttttttcagtgacaTTTGGTTACTTTTTCCCAAGTGTTTTAAAGTggtcgtacactgtttgcccggaggtcgaatatttgatttttttgacagataaagtttggtttgatatttgtacaaacactattttgttcgccactcttcaattttcaacagtggcaaacaatatcaaacatcgaacatggaaaaaaattactGTAATATTTAAGGTGACCTAACCAAGtatcgacaggttcgaagaacagaccgaaaaaatattttggacaTCCAATActggaatatttgcttgtcgtgttttgtgtcgaatatattagATTGGGGGAAaagtttgttggaaaatttgtttccATTCTAAAGGCAGCTTTATAATGCctctatcatagaagtcttggtcccgATTGGCGAAAagctctagcaatagattttcatAATCTTCTCTTGATACCAATTTCTTACCACTCTGGTAATTTTTCAATGCAAGAAAAGGTGGTAATTGCTTGGtgtcaggtccggactatatggtggatgcattaaaccaTCCCAATCAatctctcggaattgtgtggctttgcgttgtcctgatggcaCACAACGCATCTTCTGCTagccaattctgaacgtttctagtcaatcgctagcttcaaacagtccatttgttgacagaagagatctgaatttagtgtattgcactaaaaaaaatatttttttaagaaattcaaaaattttaaaaaaataaattaaatgttACGTATTtgactgttgcagtatcggcatcaaaaacacaaatcacaatttcagtggCCTGGCTTGTATTCGCCTTCAGAAATGATAAAGTGTAAAATATACTTAATTTTCTCTTTGAAGActgtaacccgcgacgccggggGAGCGCGCGAGCCCGTCGCTACCGGGGAATTTGCGCAGATAAGCggtcggcttaagcgccactcccgtgaGGGAGACCGACCGCCGTGTTATTTTccttgcccggcaatgagacacccactgagggcgggtttgtccttttcTCCTCACAAACCCGGTTAGCTTCGCGACTTTTTTCCTGCACTCTCGGGAGAACCCGCGATATCGTTTGTCCACGAGACGTAATGCAGACACAAGGAAGTCTGGGTCGATCCCACTGACTACCACTTATGCTGAGGTCTCCTCACTGGACCTACTAATAATGATCTTCCCCTCAACTTCAGAGCTCGCTTCGGAGCGTAGGAGTGAGAGTGGAAGTAAACAAAAAAGGAGTCTCCACCCTGACTCGTGACCTAATTAACACAAAAAGAAGAGTGAACGGGTTCGTCGGTGTTTAGGCCACCGCGAGCCAGTAAATACACATTTGTTTCTTAGACCTTAACATATAAATCGAacggaaaagtttattttacacTACATTAAATATCAAAACATCTCTCACAACGTTCTCAATCACTTAAATCAATTAGCTTCATCAACACTTCTCTTCTACATTGAACATTTAGTCAATCAGGAAAGAACATCCATCAACATAGAAAATTTATTTACTCTAAGAACATTAATCAAATTTCATTACTCTACTCTAATTTTCCTCCCAAGTCTCGATCTCATCACATCTAGGTTGAGAAGACGGCGCGCTTGCTATTTACTCCGTTAGGCTATTCATGAATGGCTTCGCTTATAGCGATTGAAATTACACAGTCATATGGAGTGAGCTCTCCACTGCATGCATTATTTGTGTGTGTATGGCTTTGAATTGTGTGGCTTTCGTGGTTAGTAGCTATTTATAGCGTTTTGCTCAATATCACTtatcctacatgcgcatgttaatAATGGATAAGGAAAAAAGGTACTCACTACCATGGATTTATGTGATTCGCTACGTCGACGGGTTCTACTCCTAGCTGGGCGTGCGATGAGCGGTCCTGACTTCCGGTTTACGCCTGTTGCGGCTGCCAGTATTGTTCGCGCAGCGCAGTCTTCGAACCAGGCGGAAAGGTTTGAGCCTTGGCTGGATTTTTGGTCAATTCCAACGTTGACTCCGTGGGGTCAGTAGCGGCGCTTCCTAAAGAGGTTACACGAAAAGCACACACAAGAACCAttcaaaattacgccacatgagcCAAACCACAATGCCATTCTTACCTCCGGATGTATTTAACGGATGCACGGGAGGGTACAACTTCAACTTTGCCTAAATCTATCGACTATCCAGCtaacaaaatttgaacaaaaaaaaaaaaaaaaaaaggacacTAATGAGCACAACTAACTCGCGATAATTAAAACACCAACTACCTTTTGTgaaattcgcggttcaagaaaATAACACCACTCCGACCTCTTCCACGGTCCACGTTGAAATGGAAGAACATAATTTTTAGTCCTCAGATCAGCGTACTAATCAATAGGACCGGAACTGCGTAATTATTAACGAAGTTAATAATCACGCAAGTCATGCCAAGTTCCCTTGTCCCTACATCGGTCTCATATTCAAATATTCTCGGGCGATCACCTTTAACCTCCCGAGCGCAGTTCAAATCGAATCGCTTGCCGGGTTTTTGAGGTtccaagaacaagaaaacctccgccgaaagactctgctatttgggggaaatatccaaacgaaaaaaatgaaaaaaggaaagcatgagtctttcgggtgtattggtatttgggtgtcttggctaaaacacAGCCGTCGAATCACATCCAGCACCCATTATGCCAAGTTGCTCAAATCTAAAAAGAGGAGCGGCACTCGCGTTGCCTTACATCCAATACATTGAAAGAAGAGAGAGGCTCCGATTCACACAAGTGAGCTGGTGTAGAATCTGAACTTCAAAATAActaaacgaggggcttccaaatgTCGAAACCAGTACCACGCTACATCATTCCCTgctgaattttcgaaaatttgattggcataaaccaatcaaattttcgaaggCGAAAATAGAGTCTCCCTTCGCAGAATGTTCACTAACATTTTCGGGGTCATATGTGGTCATCGTCAAACTGAATTGACTCATCCTCTATCTCCAGTATCAGATCGGGTAATCTGTCTGTAACTGACCATCAACGCTTTACAGCTCCGGTCTCCAGCGAAATGTCATGCGAACCACTGTAAAAGGTTAACTCTAAACGCCCATCAAAAATTACTGGCATTACAGCAACTAACTAACTACTGAACTGAGAAACAAGAAAAACTCGAAAatacatcaatcgatctgacctTCAAGAACTACTATTAGTTGACAATCCTATTCacacaaaatgaagaaaaaatatactcAAAATTACCCAAAACTATAACTAAAATCCTTACATCCTCCAC
The Toxorhynchites rutilus septentrionalis strain SRP chromosome 2, ASM2978413v1, whole genome shotgun sequence genome window above contains:
- the LOC129771007 gene encoding WD repeat domain phosphoinositide-interacting protein 2-like; amino-acid sequence: MTSTPQDDVDENGFSVSFNQDYSSVAVRSRHGYSLFSLNSADVMLDHICHSCKEEIVLVEHLYNTSLIVVVALNEPTKLKTFHLRRRAEICSLSYPHPILAVKMNRTRLVVSLETSIYVHDMSDMEIVHIIENIPPNPAGLCALSTDSDYCFLAYPSSATTGEMRIFDAIYLLTKHLIPAHDNSLVAIAFSPKGTEVATASVNGSIIRVFSIRDGAKLFEFQRGLKRFVTISSLEFSTCSQYLCCSSNTETVHIFKLDLSSAGTSSNTGNGRWMGYLSTTVSSYLSLALPSQVTNMFTQQRAFASATLPVAGLRHSCIVTSFQNVLSLLVGSPEGYLYVYKLPQEGGECQLIQKYDLRSGGPSNSSPWVYISSPIAIPTASRSLNRGNCQMGPCSSGDIIFD